Proteins from one Peromyscus eremicus chromosome 8a, PerEre_H2_v1, whole genome shotgun sequence genomic window:
- the LOC131917046 gene encoding schlafen family member 1-like, with the protein MNITVDPESTSAKLVLNVGEVTLGIESRKKMEKRHRIQQNTNILRAVCALLNSRGGVVKAHIENEGYNITQHGIGEDLDTSFMTILPLVQNCLEFKQEGCSLIISVESRSLDISDLHPITIATNLYMRNGASCIKMDLRTALQFFKDIDNPRVRSPKKPRLLDERPGENMQEELRVQEDLHLQEQAAAFFDQTELTKMTEFSFSESKNVEYKSFETNKLVQRVKEVLPRTVSAFANTDGGYLFIGLDEKKKQITGFKADENKLSGLKCEIEECIQQLPVTHFCEEKQEIKYTCKFIPVSKSEDECFYVCALRVERFCCAVFAAEPDSWHVEDSCVKRFTLKKWVKVLMDSMPGSGREISN; encoded by the coding sequence ATGAACATCACTGTTGATCCAGAAAGTACCTCTGCTAAACTGGTTCTAAATGTAGGAGAAGTCACTCTTGGGATAGAAAGtaggaagaaaatggagaaaaggcATAGGATACAACAGAATACAAACATTTTAAGGGCTGTGTGTGCTCTGCTGAATTCTAGAGGGGGCGTGGTCAAGGCTCATATTGAAAATGAAGGCTATAACATCACCCAACATGGAATAGGAGAAGATTTAGATACTTCTTTTATGACTATTCTGCCACTTGTTCAGAACTGCTTAGAATTCAAGCAGGAAGGATGCTCTCTTATCATCTCTGTGGAATCAAGGAGTCTGGATATCTCTGATTTGCACCCTATCACCATTGCCACCAATTTGTACATGAGAAATGGGGCCTCCTGTATTAAAATGGACTTGCGTACTGCTCTGCAATTCTTCAAAGACATAGACAACCCTAGAGTAAGATCTCCAAAAAAACCAAGGTTGCTGGATGAAAGGCCTGGTGAGAACATGCAAGAAGAACTCCGTGTGCAAGAAGATCTCCACTTGCAAGAGCAGGCTGCTGCTTTTTTTGACCAGACAGAACTCACAAAAATGACAGAATTCTCCTTTAGTGAATCAAAAAATGTTGAATATAAATCATTTGAAACAAATAAGTTGGTACAACGAGTTAAAGAGGTTCTCCCTCGAACTGTTTCTGCATTTGCCAACACTGACGGAGGATATTTGTTCATTGgtttggatgaaaaaaaaaagcaaattactgGTTTTaaagcagatgagaacaaacTTAGTGGGCTAAAGTGTGAAATAGAAGAGTGCATCCAACAGCTGCCTGTCACTCACTTCtgtgaggagaagcaggagatAAAGTACACATGCAAATTTATCCCAGTCAGCAAATCAGAAGATGAGTGTTTCTATGTCTGTGCACTCAGAGTGGAGAGATTCTGCTGTGCTGTGTTTGCTGCAGAGCCTGATTCCTGGCACGTGGAAGACAGCTGTGTGAAGAGGTTTACCTTAAAGAAATGGGTCAAGGTCCTGATGGATAGCATGCCAGGGTCAGGAAGGGAAATTAGCAATTAG
- the LOC131917502 gene encoding schlafen family member 2-like — MSLALQTKQLDNLSAHGKEIQLEIAKAAGGMAITVDLETDCAQLVLDVGALTLGEKNRKKMKSRHLRKRENENISQAVCALLNSGGGLIKVKIENEDYNLTRDGLGLDLEASLCKCLPSVNWHLDLTEHGGYLYIFVKSWSLDVFGLPIGTLRTNLYTRSMSSSVEVNAAAALQFLQDLKETGGRSCVGPELPEHRVCPGVKEESHVEDLAAAVFNKTQFQHQEDFPFSRSTFVEVTLLSVKQLQKRIKELMPRHVSAFANTDGGYLFIGLDGNKQQIIGFEAEKSDLDHLESEIDKCIQQLPVTHFCEGQEKIKYTCKFIQVHRPGAVCSYVCALRVERFCCAVFAAEPDSWHVEDSCVKRFTTEEWVKGLMDG; from the exons ATGAGCCTTGCACTTCAAACAAAGCAGCTAGACAACCTCAGTGCTCATGG GAAAGAAATTCAGCTTGAAATCGCAAAGGCTGCTGGAGGAATGGCCATCACTGTTGATCTGGAAACAGACTGTGCTCAACTGGTTCTAGATGTAGGAGCACTCACACTTGGGgagaagaatagaaagaaaatgaagagccGTCATCTCAGAAAACGGGAGAATGAAAACATCTCTCAAGCTGTGTGTGCTCTCCTCAACTCTGGAGGTGGGTTGATCAAGGttaaaattgaaaatgaagaTTATAACCTCACCAGGGATGGACTGGGACTGGATTTGGAAGCCTCTCTTTGTAAATGTCTGCCATCTGTTAATTGGCACCTAGACCTCACGGAGCATGGAGGCTACCTTTATATCTTTGTAAAATCGTGGAGCCTGGACGTCTTTGGGCTGCCGATTGGCACGCTGAGAACCAATTTGTACACCAGAAGCATGTCATCTTCGGTTGAAGtgaatgctgctgctgctctccaGTTCCTCCAAGACCTGAAAGAAACTGGAGGGAGATCCTGTGTGGGACCAGAGCTGCCTGAACACAGAGTCTGCCCTGGAGTAAAAGAAGAGAGTCACGTGGAGGACCTGGCTGCTGCAGTTTTTAACAAGACACAATTTCAGCACCAGGAAGACTTCCCCTTCTCCAGATCCACTTTTGTTGAAGTTACACTGCTTTCAGTGAAACAGCTGCAGAAGCGCATTAAAGAGCTCATGCCTCGACATGTTTCTGCATTTGCAAACACTGACGGGGGATATTTGTTCATTGGTTTGGATGGAAACAAACAGCAAATCATTGGTTTTGAAGCAGAGAAGAGCGATCTTGATCATCTAGAGAGTGAAATAGACAAATGCATCCAACAGCTGCCTGTCACTCACTTCTGTGAGGGGCAGGAGAAGATAAAGTACACATGCAAATTCATCCAGGTCCACAGACCTGGAGCTGTGTGTTCCTATGTCTGTGCACTCAGAGTGGAGAGATTCTGCTGTGCTGTGTTCGCTGCAGAGCCTGATTCCTGGCATGTTGAAGACAGCTGTGTGAAGAGGTTTACCACAGAAGAATGGGTCAAGGGCCTGATGGATGGCTAA